One Rhodothermales bacterium genomic region harbors:
- a CDS encoding ABC transporter substrate-binding protein → MYRIVVIAVLMLTAAVLPWSAIAQKSPAEIRKMLQARDLEIKTILGDRDTFSAGQKETLKSVVNGIIDFETMGREALGPHWEP, encoded by the coding sequence GTGTACAGAATCGTAGTCATAGCCGTCCTGATGCTCACCGCAGCGGTCCTTCCATGGTCCGCCATCGCACAGAAGTCGCCGGCCGAGATCCGAAAGATGCTGCAGGCGAGAGACCTCGAAATCAAAACCATCCTGGGCGATCGAGACACTTTCAGCGCCGGACAGAAGGAAACGCTCAAGAGCGTAGTCAACGGAATCATCGATTTCGAGACGATGGGTCGCGAGGCGCTGGGGCCACACTGGGAGCC